From a region of the Vidua macroura isolate BioBank_ID:100142 chromosome 3, ASM2450914v1, whole genome shotgun sequence genome:
- the DYNLT1 gene encoding dynein light chain Tctex-type 1 — MDEFQTGEEASFLVDEVSSIIKEAIEGAIGGNAYQHSKVNQWTTSVVEQTLSQLTKLGKPFKYIVTCVIMQKNGAGLHTASSCFWDNSSDGTCTVRWENKTMYCIVSAFGLAI; from the exons ATGGACGAGTTCCAGACGGGAGAGGAG GCTTCCTTTCTTGTTGATGAAGTCAGCAGCATTATTAAAGAg GCCATAGAGGGTGCTATCGGTGGCAATGCCTACCAGCACAGCAAAGTGAACCAGTGGACAACAAGCGTGGTGGAACAAACCCTGAGCCAGCTCACAAAGCTGGGGAAGCCCTTCAAGTACATCG TGACCTGTGTGATTATGCAAAAGAATGGCGCTGGGCTACATACAGCAAGCTCTTGCTTCTGGGACAACTCCAGTGATG gAACCTGCACTGTGAGATGGGAGAATAAGACCATGTACTGTATTGTCAGTGCCTTTGGACTTGCAATATAA